The sequence below is a genomic window from Humulus lupulus chromosome 3, drHumLupu1.1, whole genome shotgun sequence.
agcttgatacgaaattgttgaagcattaatggcgaaaacaacaaagaagactgctcaggcggctggcgctgcaccatctcaaccccctcctcctccaaacatggctgaaaatgagccacacatggaatttgatgaggaggaactggactccgagacgctgagaaataccctaggggtattgcaagatgaactggccaatctgagggccagtcaagaaagtgttgcggagattatggcgcggcagcagcaagagatagagcgacagcgccaagagctaagtgaaagacaagcggagatggaccgccggcagagggaggccatggcagccctcgaagcagccctgcagttggctaggaatcaggctgcacctgcctcacagcctgatcaaccttcgAATGgaccaccccaaaggggtcccaatcctagccctccgatcCAGCCAACGAGCCCCCAAAGGCTGGAGCAGACGCCAACGCCTCAGGATGacgtcccaccaagggatcctgaaatgcagcctccatcccaggctggtcgtggcaatcccccacaaccaaggcagaatagggtcgggcagcagccccgtagtcctagacgccataggggtgaagagccgaacccaccgagcaaggggcagcgtccttctggcaacagaaggaactcagagataagctctgcggtccgaggccccccacgacatgataatgcacggggacctaccgaccaacgcaggccaccctctaacgctcgggaagttccagcccgagcaggcaaccgaggggacagtcggtcccaccatagccaatcgaggttcagagatggccatggttacaatgaggccaactcaggcagaggaaattcTGGTCGGAGAAAtaaagagagaggtggaggcagaagcccaccacctagagaagacaaacaagagagacgtaacgctggggggcagcccagacaaaacaatgtctttaaccggctcggagcaagcgagcaacgacgaagagacgaagacttaagggatgtactcaatgacagCCGGGAACGGCACGAcaagtacattcccccagcagcagaggccccaGCGATTCCTGACGccatgcaagcccaaatagatgccctgaaccaagcagtacaaTAGTTGGTCGGGGGAagacgtctcatatcgagtacgacaggagaagaggcactcctttcgttcaaaggatagctgtggcagaaactcctagcaagtttaagatgcccacgcttccaaactttgacgggtatggtgacccggtatcttatgtcaacaagtttgagatacagatggacattcagaaagtgtccgaagacgctcgatgcaggatcttttctgcaacactttctaatgctgcacaggagtggtttttcaaattccctcctgcaagtattgtttcttgggagatgttcgtaaaggaattttacggacaattctatgcgggtcgtgtgcacccaattgAGGCGaacagctggttgagatacgccagcaagaaggagagccattgaaggattacgtccagcgctatATACAAACAGctgctggagctaaaacagtaggagatgagggcaagatgatggccctaactgcaggagttaggcatcgtacgcctttgtggagtagcctcaggaagcatggagttaagactgcccaagaattcttggatcgggctgattgatacatcaagctcgaagatgccattgccagcgagggaaagcccccaggcaaagacaAAGGGGCTACAGAactcgccaaagccgccaatgggtcaaaacccaatggcaacgggaaaGGCAaggggaacggcaatggcaacggcaagaatggggggaagagacccCATAATGAACCCTCTACCTCTGAGAATAAACGAGCTAAAGGCAATCATTACGAACcatggttcactaactacactgcccttatcgagtctcgaggagaggtgtatcaggccacgagttctagtgtgccttacaaaaaacccgctcccattcgaaaggatatttcgaaaagagatactaccaagttctgtcgttatcataacgactacagacacgatacgaacgagtgcaaccagctaaaagatgaaatcaaattccttatcagacaaggacacttgaggagatacgtacgggcctcgggaacttcccaacaagaggctccaggtggcaacgagcaggcgcctgcacgccaacactcgccacctttgcagcctgatcccataGCTGGCACTTTGCTCACCATCTGCGgcggcccgcaccttgcgggatgCAGTgaaaaggcaagggaacgatatgcccggaccctacgccacgaccaggacatcgagatgatgactgtggaggaccgggcatcaaataaggctcggtcagaggacggtgaaataaccttctctaacagcgacgcccagcatgtctgattcccgcattccgatccgctggtcgtggatgttcaaatcgccaacatgatggtaaagagagtgatggtcgatacaggaagttcagttaacatcctgtataaatcttcgctggaacgcatgaagttgtctgtcaaggacttggagccctgcaaccaaacaatttacggcttctctggtgagggactcacccCAACAGGGCCAATCAAACTTCCGGTAACagtaggtacagcgcctgctaccaggacattactcgctacttttatagtagtcgattgtccttcggcgtacaatgctgtaatcggaaggcccatactggttgacctttgggtcgtcacctcaatatggcacctggccatgaaattcccgacagacgcaggggtagaaCGCGTGTTTGGAAAtcagaaggaagcaagggagtactataatgcctcaattactaaggccaagaagaGAACGCCGAGGAGCACTCCCCCAGAAAGGCTGCAGATGGCCatagatacacaagcccaatcaggtgatgaagtcaccaaatagggcgttgcccaaagtgaggatagagacttagatcctcgctttggggattttgaggaagatgttggacctgttgaggacctcgaggaggtccagcttgatgaagaatttccgaccagagttgtaaaggtcggtaaaaatttggaagcaataacgaagcacgcactggtggaatttttaaggaagaaccaggaagttttcacctggtcacataaagacatggctgagATAGATCCtatagtcatcagccatgtcctgaacgtcgacaaaagctttccacccgtgcaacagaaaagaaggctgctcgataaagatagatcaaaagccttaaaagaagaagttgaaaaactgaaggagaatgggttcatcagggtggcgttttatccatcgtgggtctctaatccagtactggttcccaagcctaacggaaaatggcaaacctgtgtggatttcacagaccttaataaagcatgcccaaaagattgcttcccactcccaaggatcaaccagttggtcgatgcaactgcaagaCATGAGATCCTCCCTttaatggatgcatactcaggatacaattagatcagtatgcatccccctgatgaggatcacactagctttcggaccgatacagggttatactattataaagtaatgcacttcggactaaaaaacgctggtgcgacttaccagcgactagttaaccacatgtttaaggagttggtcggagtaaacatggaggtatacgtggacgacatgctggtaaagtcgaaaaaggcagaagggcatgtgaaggatttacaggagtgtttcaatgttttgaacaaggatcagatgaagctaaatcctctcaagtgttcctttggagtaggatcagggaaatttttggggttcattgtcaattcaagaggaatcgaagccaaccccgaaaagatcaaagccctgatcgacatgaaatcaccggtaaaaatcaaagatgtgcaaagtttgactggaagggtTGCCGCACTCGGTAGATTAATTTCAAAGTCGACAGATAAatgcgtcccattctttaatctacttagaggcaacaagaagctcgaatggactggagactgcgaataggctttccaagccttaaaagcccacatggcacagcctcctgtcttatcaaaacctatagatggagaaactttgctCATTTACCtagcgatcaccgaatatgctgctagtgtggtgctagtaagagaagaagaaggcgtacaaaaggcagtttattatgtaagcaagaggttaatcggggccgaattaagatatcctcccatcgaaagattagcctattgcttaattttggcctcaaggaagttacgtccttacttccaagcccatcccatcacaatcttaactgaccagccccttcggcaagttctacaaaaaccagaggctgctggACGTTttttgaaatgggcagtcgaactcgggcagttcgatataacatattcaccgcgagcagcagtaaaaggaaaagtcttggctgacttcatcgttGAATTTACTGAACTCGCAGATAGCGAACAGAgcaaaaaacctagtgcgcctaagccccaagttgaagctccttcgtggaagttattcatggacggatcgtccaacgaatctcatgcaggagcaggagtgatattgataacgccaaaagggcatcgatttcactgcactaTGAGGCtcgatttcaccgcttcaaacaatgaagccgagtatgaagccctactcgctgggttaagtTTGGCCAAAggcatgagtataaaagtgctggatatttacagtgattcacagttggtagtgaatcaagtcttgagggagtatcaagcacgaggtctgaaaatgatggtctatctgaacaaaaccaaagatctgttggcacagtttgagaaatataccctccagcaaatacctcgagatcataattcaaacgcagatgccttagccaaactcgcaagtgcgaaggatgctgacactttaaatatagtgccagttgaacgactaCGCCAACCGAGCATACGAGTAGATGAAGCCAATATGGAGATCAGgttggaagatacatggatggcaccgtacttggagtatctcacgagtggtgtactaccagcagatagaaacaaagccaggactcttcagagacagactgctaggtacatattggtcgacggtgttctataccgaagaggatactccatgccactactcagatgtattacaccagaaaaggctaaagagctgatgaaggaggtacatgaaggcttctgtggagatcatgctgaggggcagagcttatcgaagaagattctgaggcagggttatttctggccaactatgaacaaagactcgatggagtttgtgcgaaggtgtgataagtgtcagaggctttccaagatcccacgtgcAGCTCCTGATGAGTTAAatcagatgcaaagtccatggcccttctccgtatggggtatagatttaatcgggtccttgccaacaggaaaaggtggagtaaaatacgcagttgtagcagtcgactacttcaccaaatgggccgaagctgagccactcgctaccataacgacaaagaaagttcttgactttgtcatcaagaacattgtttgccgatatggattgcctcgaaagattgtctcagacaatggcacccagtttgacagcgacctattcacagacttctgcgagaggcatggaatcatcaagagcttttcttcagttgcgcatccacaagcaaatgggcaagttgaagcggtaaataagacactaaaggataccctgaagaaaaggctggaggaaagctaaaggagcgtggccagaacagctgcctgaagtactctggtcatatagaacttctcatcaaacagcaacaggtcataccccgttttccttagcatacgggtatgaagctatgttgccagtcgagttagatccgccctcacatcgaagaatcacatacgaccaagaccaaaatagccaactgttgatggagtccctagactcggttGAGGAGAAacgggaaaaagcccaactccgagtagctgcgtaccagcaaaaagtcgcccggtattttaactcacaggtaaaagaaagaaagttcaacgtcggagacttagtacttcgacgagttttcttaaacacccgcgacccggcTGCTgaagtactcggaccaaactgggaaggaccttaccagattgaagaagccCTTCAttcaggcacatacaaacttgcacgcttaaatggagatctcgttccgctattggaacggagaacacatgcgcaagtattatcaataaacagtccttcttaaagaactggcttgtattaatttttactttttacaagttttgaaaaagggttagtcatgttatatggctaatcgcttataagtgtaagatcttttaagatcactcgtaaagacatgtttagtctattttaatacgagaattataagggactgtgcgcagccagtcattcttgccaaacctttgtaaaaaaaatttacaagtatttgttcattacgtgtgttgttttgctatattacaaGTGTTGCATTTTAtgccgagcagtaatgttcgtacaggtcgtggtcaaggcaagtgaccaaggacctaaagctcctcagtcacttggggggcatataaggtacatcgatagcaaagcataccaagaggtatgtaaacacatgaacaaaataagtgaaagcatgctacggtacttagagtatttttcaaattttatattttgttataataagcaaaaatattataatatcaaaaggaattcttttacaccacaagcagtactgcttggatgtaattgttcaaaagaaaaagtaaaataagctgcccatgcagcaaaattaaagaaaaatcaatctttacatcacgacccgtaggtctgtgattaaagaaatataaaagaaaaattcTATGGAGCAGGAGGATCCTGTGGAGCATTCTGGTCGACCACGCCTCCTgcagcttctcctccctccactcCGGCGACCGGCAGAATGtctggggaagcagggaccctggcTCTCTCTTCGGCAGCCAACCTAGCAGTGCAGCGAGCTAGCTCTGCCTTtctggcatcctctggaaggtagtggaagttggcactttggttgtgtttccagaaatcatagaaacaccgaagtgtcgcattcttatacctctccaggtccttggcattagtaagcttaagctgctccacctggATTTTAAGGACAGCAATGGTCGTGCCCTTAGCAAGATGCTCCTCCTTAAGTTTTTTGACTTCGCGCCAAGAGGTCCGGCTAGCATCTTGATAGTCATCCCTCTGCTTTCTGGTATTTTCCAGAGAAGCTTGCTTTTCTGCCAGCTCCGCTACCaaggcatccttctgctgggaGACTACCTCCAGCTCCCTAGCGTGCCTAGCCTccgcggcttgaagctcctcaaTAACCTTCACCCGAGACTGCTCGATGCTGGCACCAGCGCGGGCACGAGCAGcagtcattgtcagcatggcctgcaatcaaATAATAAGAGTTAGGCcatctgaaaagaaagaaaaatcaaGACTATAATCACAAAAGAGGAAAAGGAgttcttacactggccacttcattaagggccctgttgaggatctgttcgacccccatgttttcagcctcagtcattgcctccctgcaacggtcatgcttaaggatatgggcgaggcgatccttagctgatcgcagggagcgactcgagagtttggccccaggaaGTTCGGCTTGTTGGGCCTGTTCATTTGGAGCCACAGGCGAAGGATTTGTGGCAGCAGGAGGgatctccttctcagcaggagcggaAGGTTGGGCAGAcggttggccagagggcccatcctttggaGGATCGGCTACTCGATTCTTTTTGGCCGGGGGCGCTTGGCTGGATTCCCCATCGTGTTTCCTGGCCAATTTTCTCCTTCGGACCAGCgaaacctcctcctcctcctgagtATTTTACAAGTCGAAAACGTTGGTGGAGGCCATGTCTGCAGAAAGAGATAAATATGCAGATCGTAAGctaaaaatagatgacaagttatggcacatcagaaaaaagataaagaaaattacaaagaccAATACCCAAGCTATTACTACTTGtcactacactattgactctactagtcatacactcactatttggcaagaagaagtctggccctagatttggagtacatgtaaaattgccgtccctgtcaaataagtgacagggaattggcaagttatctaaaagcgaaataacaataccgttttcatctgaagactcatccaagtctacgacagtctctgctgccttttgtttccccttcccttggtgggcagaaggcctttctgctgagggggcgccagtaggttccctgatcataaccccagtcggtctccttcaAGGAAGAGACGCTGGGGCTTGCTGCTCGGGATGCCCCTTGGCAGTGGCGTCAACCACCGCGGGTTCCCTCATTTCCTGATGAGGGGTCAGGAGGCCAAACAGCCTCAAGTTCTCATCAGTCACTAGAGACTTAACGCTCTTTTCAGCATCAGTCATTCTGGCCAGTGTGTTGGACCTCatcaccatgtctggtgttgggtgtgggcgtaaccatggtcctgaaaagcacaagatattttaGAGAAGTACAAGGAGAATCGCTAAGTAAAAATAGCAACCAGTGGAaaaggacatttacctcctcgagcaaaGGCTAGGCTGTTTGCAGTCAtgtcaggcgtgaggaaatactcctgactgtatttccccacgttggagatgtgggtggtgtcactcaggaatgttcgggttgtttcctggtgacaaaaatgaaaaaagccTGTCCCGgactgttgggggttggacttaaggtcaaaaaggaagttgacctcgtgaggagtaggctctggccattttttaagtttgtaaaggatatagagtgcagcaagcattctatatctgttgggagtaatttgaaagggggcgacaccgaagtagttcgccaccccctgatagaagggatgaagaggaagggtagcccccgtctctatatgatacctcgaccaggcgctgtaagcacCTCCAGGCAAGTTAGCCCTCTGGTTCGCAGTggggatcttgagattgaccccagtgagaggatacttcctaagataattggcaagcatcctggggATAACCTGGCTACGGggagagagataccactcgacatccggAAGAATTGAATGCCAAGGACGAGCCCTGACCTGAATGTGAGGGTCCGGAACAATGTTTTCTCGActgctggtcgagggaaccctagcctgcgaatcaggctgggcaggaggatttGAATTGTCTTCAGGATTTGGTTTCTTTTGGCCAGGAGACTTGAAACGGGCCATTTTTTATGGTAatggttgaggtctggaagaagagagtcttgagaatggaatctcgtgaacgcgTTGAGTaggctgttcttcgccttcaagaagttgcgcaagaagatcgtcttcgatgggccgctcacctccccacaaatctagcaTTAAAATCTGTGGatagaaaaatggggaggtgaggatggagaatctagaaagttggttagaataacgctggtcgtgtataaaagtcaaacttttatacaacagcattctaacaaaaaactaattttttcacacgaacagtttgaaaaacagatcaaaaagtgaaagtaaaaagtttttctaaaaaagctttttcaactcctgtaagagtgggaaaaactcagtttttcaactagcataa
It includes:
- the LOC133822974 gene encoding uncharacterized protein LOC133822974; this translates as MTEAENMGVEQILNRALNEVASAMLTMTAARARAGASIEQSRVKVIEELQAAEARHARELEVVSQQKDALVAELAEKQASLENTRKQRDDYQDASRTSWREVKKLKEEHLAKGTTIAVLKIQVEQLKLTNAKDLERYKNATLRCFYDFWKHNQSANFHYLPEDARKAELARCTARLAAEERARVPASPDILPVAGVEGGEAAGGVVDQNAPQDPPAP